A region from the Melopsittacus undulatus isolate bMelUnd1 chromosome 13, bMelUnd1.mat.Z, whole genome shotgun sequence genome encodes:
- the MKS1 gene encoding tectonic-like complex member MKS1 isoform X2, whose product MARRRPGAMAAVSSGAVYRSRDPVRNLRLRVRLWRSTTSGPFLPQAPPPLAGPALPGPAVRTGTGAPEEEEAEVRWQQKLFSQFEVDLYQHESACQTPLDRQYWEEILKLEKAGGRKNCRIFTYTDHDRFTNLEEHCQKVTDSEHEVPSYLAERMANVRRRRQDCRPIEASSLKSKIITWEPSDEFIRNNHVINTPVQTMYIMGDLGPYGKLGRREYEHVLCTIKVDDNGVITVKPDFTGTKGAYQIEMDGEKREVWKYTIENVSVQMQPEEEEREQRVFRDLYGRYKEYLSGLVGSEFETILPGTLQLFVNGEIVSAQGYEYDNLYVHFFVELPDQWSSPASQQLSGVTQTCATKALGWEDMAYFSYPFTLEMFFTQGAESEESLPQWPVIYFEVLSLDFWQRYRVEGYGSLVLPASPGVHNLTIPTWRPVELGTVAELRRFFIGGSPELEDITYVRTPSTFKGERLSRFGFRTETTGSVTFRLYCLQQSKAFLETSAKRQRMQSVLDQLGGFSQQSSVYSVLEAFQRARRRMQEARKSLPQDLISTSASTVHQSQEP is encoded by the exons ATGGCGAGGCGGCGGCCCGGGGCCATGGCGGCGGTGTCGAGCGGCGCCGTGTACCGGTCCCGGGACCCCGTGCGCAACCTGCGGCTCCG GGTCCGCCTCTGGCGGAGCACCACGTCCGGGCCCTTCCTGCCGCAGGCCCCGCCGCCGCTCGCCGGCCCCGCTCTCCCGGGCCCTGCCGTCCGCACCGGGACCG GTGCcccggaggaggaggaggccgAGGTGCGGTGGCAGCAGAAGCTCTTCAGCCAG TTTGAGGTGGATCTGTACCAGCATGAGTCTGCCTGCCAGACACCCCTGGACCGGCAGTACTGGGAGGAGATCCTCAAgctggagaaggctggaggCAGGAAGAACTGCCGCATCTTCACCTACACGGATCACGACCGGTTCACCAACCTGGAGGAG cactgccagaaGGTAACTGACTCAGAACATGAGGTGCCATCCTATCTGGCAGAGAGGATGGCCAATGTGAGGAGGAGAAGACAAGACTGCAGGCCAAT AGAAGCAAGTTCTCTGAAGTCGAAAATCATCACCTGGGAGCCCTCAGATGAATTTATAAGGAACAATCATGTGATTAACACTCCTGTCCAGACCATGTACATCATGGGGGACTTGGGACCTTATGGGAA GCTTGGTCGCAGGGAGTATGAACATGTTCTTTGCACAATCAAGGTGGATGACAATGGAGTGATCACAGTGAAGCCGGACTTTACTGGCACCAAAGGAGCCTACCA GATTGAGATGGATGGAGAGAAGCGCGAGGTGTGGAAATACACCATTGAGAATGTATCTGTCCAAATGcagccagaggaggaggaacGTGAGCAGCGTGTGTTCAGAGAC CTGTACGGGCGGTACAAGGAATACCTCAGTGGTCTTGTAGGTTCAGAGTTTGAAACG ATCCTTCCTGGTACACTGCAGCTGTTTGTCAATGGAGAAATAG tTTCAGCTCAAGGCTATGAGTATGACAACCTCTATGTTCATTTCTTCGTGGAGCTGCCAGATC AGTGGTCGAGCCCAGCGTCCCAGCAGCTATCAGGAGTGACGCAGACCTGTGCCACCAAGGCATTGGGCTGG GAGGACATGGCATACTTCAGCTACCCCTTCACTCTGGAGATGTTTTTCACCCAAGGAGCTGAATCAGAag AGAGTCTCCCTCAGTGGCCTGTTATCTACTTTGAGGTCCTGTCCCTGGATTTCTGGCAGAGATACCGTGTGGAAGGGTATGGTTCTTTGGTGCTGCCAGCATCTCCAG gtgtccatAACCTCACCATCCCTACCTGGCGCCCTGTggagctgggaacagttgctgagcTGAGGAGGTTTTTCATTGGAGGATCTCCTGAGCTGGAGGACATAACCTACGTCAGGACACCATCAACCTTCAAG GGAGAGCGTCTGAGCCGCTTTGGTTTTCGCACAGAGACAACCGGGAGCGTCACATTCCGGCTTTACTGCCTGCAGCAGTCTAA GGCCTTTCTGGAAACCAGTGCCAAGAGGCAGCGCATGCAGAGTGTCCTGGACCAACTTGGAGGCTTCAGCCAGCAGAGCTCTGTCTACAGTGTTTTGG AGGCTTTCCAGAGAGCGCGACGCCGGATGCAGGAAGCACGCAAGAGCCTTCCTCAGGACCTCATCAGCACCTCTGCCTCCACTGTGCACCAGTCGCAGGAGCCTTGA
- the MKS1 gene encoding tectonic-like complex member MKS1 isoform X1 translates to MARRRPGAMAAVSSGAVYRSRDPVRNLRLRVRLWRSTTSGPFLPQAPPPLAGPALPGPAVRTGTGTCGPSRAGGTGSGRAVTETCPAGAPEEEEAEVRWQQKLFSQFEVDLYQHESACQTPLDRQYWEEILKLEKAGGRKNCRIFTYTDHDRFTNLEEHCQKVTDSEHEVPSYLAERMANVRRRRQDCRPIEASSLKSKIITWEPSDEFIRNNHVINTPVQTMYIMGDLGPYGKLGRREYEHVLCTIKVDDNGVITVKPDFTGTKGAYQIEMDGEKREVWKYTIENVSVQMQPEEEEREQRVFRDLYGRYKEYLSGLVGSEFETILPGTLQLFVNGEIVSAQGYEYDNLYVHFFVELPDQWSSPASQQLSGVTQTCATKALGWEDMAYFSYPFTLEMFFTQGAESEESLPQWPVIYFEVLSLDFWQRYRVEGYGSLVLPASPGVHNLTIPTWRPVELGTVAELRRFFIGGSPELEDITYVRTPSTFKGERLSRFGFRTETTGSVTFRLYCLQQSKAFLETSAKRQRMQSVLDQLGGFSQQSSVYSVLEAFQRARRRMQEARKSLPQDLISTSASTVHQSQEP, encoded by the exons ATGGCGAGGCGGCGGCCCGGGGCCATGGCGGCGGTGTCGAGCGGCGCCGTGTACCGGTCCCGGGACCCCGTGCGCAACCTGCGGCTCCG GGTCCGCCTCTGGCGGAGCACCACGTCCGGGCCCTTCCTGCCGCAGGCCCCGCCGCCGCTCGCCGGCCCCGCTCTCCCGGGCCCTGCCGTCCGCACCGGGACCGGTACGTGCGGCCCGAGCCGGGCCGGGGGAACGGGGAGCGGGCGGGCGGTAACCGAGACGTGTCCCGCAGGTGCcccggaggaggaggaggccgAGGTGCGGTGGCAGCAGAAGCTCTTCAGCCAG TTTGAGGTGGATCTGTACCAGCATGAGTCTGCCTGCCAGACACCCCTGGACCGGCAGTACTGGGAGGAGATCCTCAAgctggagaaggctggaggCAGGAAGAACTGCCGCATCTTCACCTACACGGATCACGACCGGTTCACCAACCTGGAGGAG cactgccagaaGGTAACTGACTCAGAACATGAGGTGCCATCCTATCTGGCAGAGAGGATGGCCAATGTGAGGAGGAGAAGACAAGACTGCAGGCCAAT AGAAGCAAGTTCTCTGAAGTCGAAAATCATCACCTGGGAGCCCTCAGATGAATTTATAAGGAACAATCATGTGATTAACACTCCTGTCCAGACCATGTACATCATGGGGGACTTGGGACCTTATGGGAA GCTTGGTCGCAGGGAGTATGAACATGTTCTTTGCACAATCAAGGTGGATGACAATGGAGTGATCACAGTGAAGCCGGACTTTACTGGCACCAAAGGAGCCTACCA GATTGAGATGGATGGAGAGAAGCGCGAGGTGTGGAAATACACCATTGAGAATGTATCTGTCCAAATGcagccagaggaggaggaacGTGAGCAGCGTGTGTTCAGAGAC CTGTACGGGCGGTACAAGGAATACCTCAGTGGTCTTGTAGGTTCAGAGTTTGAAACG ATCCTTCCTGGTACACTGCAGCTGTTTGTCAATGGAGAAATAG tTTCAGCTCAAGGCTATGAGTATGACAACCTCTATGTTCATTTCTTCGTGGAGCTGCCAGATC AGTGGTCGAGCCCAGCGTCCCAGCAGCTATCAGGAGTGACGCAGACCTGTGCCACCAAGGCATTGGGCTGG GAGGACATGGCATACTTCAGCTACCCCTTCACTCTGGAGATGTTTTTCACCCAAGGAGCTGAATCAGAag AGAGTCTCCCTCAGTGGCCTGTTATCTACTTTGAGGTCCTGTCCCTGGATTTCTGGCAGAGATACCGTGTGGAAGGGTATGGTTCTTTGGTGCTGCCAGCATCTCCAG gtgtccatAACCTCACCATCCCTACCTGGCGCCCTGTggagctgggaacagttgctgagcTGAGGAGGTTTTTCATTGGAGGATCTCCTGAGCTGGAGGACATAACCTACGTCAGGACACCATCAACCTTCAAG GGAGAGCGTCTGAGCCGCTTTGGTTTTCGCACAGAGACAACCGGGAGCGTCACATTCCGGCTTTACTGCCTGCAGCAGTCTAA GGCCTTTCTGGAAACCAGTGCCAAGAGGCAGCGCATGCAGAGTGTCCTGGACCAACTTGGAGGCTTCAGCCAGCAGAGCTCTGTCTACAGTGTTTTGG AGGCTTTCCAGAGAGCGCGACGCCGGATGCAGGAAGCACGCAAGAGCCTTCCTCAGGACCTCATCAGCACCTCTGCCTCCACTGTGCACCAGTCGCAGGAGCCTTGA
- the BCL7B gene encoding B-cell CLL/lymphoma 7 protein family member B isoform X2, with amino-acid sequence MSGRSVRAETRSRAKDDIKKVMAAIERVRRWEKKWVTVGDTSLRIFKWVPVADSKEKEKSKSSSSNAREPNGFPADTSANSSLLLEFQDENSNQSSLSDVYQLKVDSSPNSSPSPQQSESMSPAHTSDFRTDDSQPPTLGQETLEEPSLPSSEVADEPPTLTKEEPVPLETQVTEEEEDSGAPPLKRFCADQNSVCHTASES; translated from the exons ATGTCGGGCCGCTCGGTGCGCGCCGAGACCCGCAGCCGGGCCAAGGATGACATCAAGAAAGTGATGGCGGCCATCGAGCGCGTCCGCAGATG GGAGAAGAAGTGGGTGACGGTGGGAGACACATCCCTGCGGATATTCAAGTGGGTGCCGGTGGCCGACAGCAAGGAG AAAGAGAAATCCAAGTCAAGTAGCAGCAATGCCCGAGAACCCAATGGCTTCCCAGCTGACACCTCTGCCAACTCTTCTCTCCTCCTGGAGTTCCAAG ATGAGAACAGCAACCAGAGCTCGCTGTCAGATGTCTACCAGCTCAAGGTGGATAGCAGCCCCaactccagccccagcccccaGCAGAGCGAGTCCATGAGTCCTGCCCACACGTCTGACTTCCGCACGGATGACTCGCAGCCACCAACGCTGGGGCAGGAGACGCTGGAAG AGCCCTCCCTGCCTTCCTCGGAAGTTGCAGATGAGCCTCCCACTCTCACAAAGGAAGAGCCGGTCCCTCTTGAGACTCAG GTaactgaagaggaggaggactCTGGTGCACCACCCCTGAAGAGATTTTGTGCTGACCAGAACTCTGTGTGCCACACGGCCTCGGAGAGCTAG
- the BCL7B gene encoding B-cell CLL/lymphoma 7 protein family member B isoform X1, producing the protein MSGRSVRAETRSRAKDDIKKVMAAIERVRRWEKKWVTVGDTSLRIFKWVPVADSKEKEKSKSSSSNAREPNGFPADTSANSSLLLEFQGAVSADENSNQSSLSDVYQLKVDSSPNSSPSPQQSESMSPAHTSDFRTDDSQPPTLGQETLEEPSLPSSEVADEPPTLTKEEPVPLETQVTEEEEDSGAPPLKRFCADQNSVCHTASES; encoded by the exons ATGTCGGGCCGCTCGGTGCGCGCCGAGACCCGCAGCCGGGCCAAGGATGACATCAAGAAAGTGATGGCGGCCATCGAGCGCGTCCGCAGATG GGAGAAGAAGTGGGTGACGGTGGGAGACACATCCCTGCGGATATTCAAGTGGGTGCCGGTGGCCGACAGCAAGGAG AAAGAGAAATCCAAGTCAAGTAGCAGCAATGCCCGAGAACCCAATGGCTTCCCAGCTGACACCTCTGCCAACTCTTCTCTCCTCCTGGAGTTCCAAG GTGCTGTTTCTGCAGATGAGAACAGCAACCAGAGCTCGCTGTCAGATGTCTACCAGCTCAAGGTGGATAGCAGCCCCaactccagccccagcccccaGCAGAGCGAGTCCATGAGTCCTGCCCACACGTCTGACTTCCGCACGGATGACTCGCAGCCACCAACGCTGGGGCAGGAGACGCTGGAAG AGCCCTCCCTGCCTTCCTCGGAAGTTGCAGATGAGCCTCCCACTCTCACAAAGGAAGAGCCGGTCCCTCTTGAGACTCAG GTaactgaagaggaggaggactCTGGTGCACCACCCCTGAAGAGATTTTGTGCTGACCAGAACTCTGTGTGCCACACGGCCTCGGAGAGCTAG
- the TBL2 gene encoding transducin beta-like protein 2 isoform X1, with protein MEAVAVGALGLPGAIALLLILLLLLLVAVLRRSGPRGVPAACPHQPRANGAAAARPGEHKKAKPAARTRRDRAQQHSFSHRLLVAALKGHSGNVSCLDFSSNGKYLASCADDRTVRLWSTRDFAAREHHCLRANMGLEHAELVRFSPDSRAFVVWLASSETIRVYKMTKKDDGNFTFTAAAGDFPKKHKAPIINIGVAETGKFIMTASNDTTIMIWSPKGEVLASINTNQMSNAYAAVSPCGRFVASCGFTPDVKVWEVCFGKNGDFREVARAFELKGHAAGIHSFSFSNDSRRMATLSKDGTWKFWDTDVEYKKQQDPYLLRTGKCEVAEPCRIALSPNAHVVAISSGTDIVVYNTRRGEEEERFIGVHGQCITDLAFDTSSRYLVSCGDRAIRVFHNTAGHRAVVEEMEAILKRTGNKATRERLEQQISSARQALAAIYGKKH; from the exons ATGGAGGCGGTGGCTGTGGGTGCGCTGGGGCTGCCCGGTGCCATCgctctgctcctcatcctcctgctgctgctgctcgtGGCCGTGCTCCGCCGCTCCGGACCGCGGGGGGTGCCCGCAGCGTGTCCCCACC AGCCCAGAGCCAacggcgccgccgccgccaggCCCGGGGAGCACAAGAAGGCGAAGCCGGCGGCGAGGACCCGGAGGGACAGAGcgcagcagcacagcttcagcCACCGGCTGCTGGTCGCCGCCCTCAAG GGCCACAGTGGCAATGTTTCCTGCCTGGACTTCAGCAGCAACGGGAAGTACCTGGCGTCGTGCGCCGATGACCGCACGGTCCGACTATGGAGCACCCGCGACTTTGCGGCACGGGAGCACCACTGCCTGCGTGCCAACATGGGGCTGGAGCACGCCGAGCTCGTCCGCTTCAGCCCCGACTCACG GGCATTTGTTGTCTGGCTGGCGAGCAGCGAGACAATTCGTGTCTATAAAATGACCAAGAAGGATGACGGCAACTTCAccttcactgcagctgctggggaCTTCCCAAAGAAGCACAAAGCTCCCATCATCAACATAGGAGTTGCAGAGACAG gaAAGTTCATCATGACAGCTTCCAATGACACTACCATCATGATCTGGAGCCCAAAGGGTGAAGTCCTGGCCAGCATTAACACTAACCAGATGAGCAATGCTTATGCCGCAGTGTCGCCCTGCGGGAG GTTTGTGGCATCCTGCGGCTTTACCCCTGACGTGAAGGTGTGGGAGGTGTGTTTTGGTAAGAATGGAGACTTCCGGGAGGTTGCCAGGGCTTTTGAGCTCAAAGGCCATGCTGCTGGCATacattccttctccttctccaatGACTCGAGGAG GATGGCAACTCTTTCCAAGGATGGGACGTGGAAATTCTGGGACACAGATGTGGAATATAAGAAGCAACAGGATCCGTACCTCCTGCGGACAGGAAAGTGTGAGGTGGCAGAGCCCTGCCGCATCGCCCTGTCCCCCAATGCTCATGTTGTTGCCATCTCCAGCGGCACAGACATCGTGGTGTATAACACACGGagaggtgaggaggaggagcgCTTCATTGGTGTGCATGGGCAGTGCATCACAGACTTGGCTTTTGACACCAGCAGTCGCTACCTGGTGTCGTGCGGGGACCGGGCCATCCGTGTCTTCCACAACACGGCTGGGCACCGAGCGGTGGTGGAAGAGATGGAGGCAATCCTGAAAAGAACTGGGAACAAAGCCACACGGGAGCGCCTGGAGCAGCAGATCTCCAGTGCCCGTCAGGCCCTGGCTGCCATCTATGGCAAGAAGCACTGA
- the TBL2 gene encoding transducin beta-like protein 2 isoform X2, giving the protein MGLEHAELVRFSPDSRAFVVWLASSETIRVYKMTKKDDGNFTFTAAAGDFPKKHKAPIINIGVAETGKFIMTASNDTTIMIWSPKGEVLASINTNQMSNAYAAVSPCGRFVASCGFTPDVKVWEVCFGKNGDFREVARAFELKGHAAGIHSFSFSNDSRRMATLSKDGTWKFWDTDVEYKKQQDPYLLRTGKCEVAEPCRIALSPNAHVVAISSGTDIVVYNTRRGEEEERFIGVHGQCITDLAFDTSSRYLVSCGDRAIRVFHNTAGHRAVVEEMEAILKRTGNKATRERLEQQISSARQALAAIYGKKH; this is encoded by the exons ATGGGGCTGGAGCACGCCGAGCTCGTCCGCTTCAGCCCCGACTCACG GGCATTTGTTGTCTGGCTGGCGAGCAGCGAGACAATTCGTGTCTATAAAATGACCAAGAAGGATGACGGCAACTTCAccttcactgcagctgctggggaCTTCCCAAAGAAGCACAAAGCTCCCATCATCAACATAGGAGTTGCAGAGACAG gaAAGTTCATCATGACAGCTTCCAATGACACTACCATCATGATCTGGAGCCCAAAGGGTGAAGTCCTGGCCAGCATTAACACTAACCAGATGAGCAATGCTTATGCCGCAGTGTCGCCCTGCGGGAG GTTTGTGGCATCCTGCGGCTTTACCCCTGACGTGAAGGTGTGGGAGGTGTGTTTTGGTAAGAATGGAGACTTCCGGGAGGTTGCCAGGGCTTTTGAGCTCAAAGGCCATGCTGCTGGCATacattccttctccttctccaatGACTCGAGGAG GATGGCAACTCTTTCCAAGGATGGGACGTGGAAATTCTGGGACACAGATGTGGAATATAAGAAGCAACAGGATCCGTACCTCCTGCGGACAGGAAAGTGTGAGGTGGCAGAGCCCTGCCGCATCGCCCTGTCCCCCAATGCTCATGTTGTTGCCATCTCCAGCGGCACAGACATCGTGGTGTATAACACACGGagaggtgaggaggaggagcgCTTCATTGGTGTGCATGGGCAGTGCATCACAGACTTGGCTTTTGACACCAGCAGTCGCTACCTGGTGTCGTGCGGGGACCGGGCCATCCGTGTCTTCCACAACACGGCTGGGCACCGAGCGGTGGTGGAAGAGATGGAGGCAATCCTGAAAAGAACTGGGAACAAAGCCACACGGGAGCGCCTGGAGCAGCAGATCTCCAGTGCCCGTCAGGCCCTGGCTGCCATCTATGGCAAGAAGCACTGA